A part of Campylobacter magnus genomic DNA contains:
- a CDS encoding class II 3-deoxy-7-phosphoheptulonate synthase: MKWTKESWRELNILQQPDYEDKAKLKEVENKLASLPPLVFAGEARRLQSRLAQVCEGKAFLLQGGDCAESFANFSANSIRDTFKVMLQMAIVLTFAGGCPVVKVGRVAGQFAKPRSSDTETINGITLPSYRGDIINSPVFSAEARKADPARMLEAYHQSAATLNLLRAFARGGLADLEQVHKWNLGFVKNAGLGTEKFKHLAEQISQALAFMEACGINTKNSPTLRETAFYTSHEALLLPYEEALTRIDSLSGEPYCCSAHMLWIGERTRGLDDAHVHFLSGVKNPIGCKMGPNATADDIIKIANKINPANEAGRFNIIIRMGSQLIGERLPKILEGVKREGLNILWSIDPMHGNTVKASNGYKTREFKAVMSEVKSFFDIHKACGTVAGGVHLEMTGNDVTECTGGISGVSEADLASRYETQCDPRLNAEQALELAFLIADCVKEARK; this comes from the coding sequence AAAAGAAGTAGAAAATAAGCTTGCTAGCTTGCCGCCGCTTGTATTTGCAGGTGAGGCAAGACGCCTTCAAAGCCGCCTAGCGCAAGTTTGCGAAGGTAAGGCCTTTTTGCTTCAAGGTGGAGATTGTGCTGAGAGTTTTGCGAATTTTAGCGCAAACTCTATTCGCGATACCTTTAAAGTCATGCTACAAATGGCTATTGTGCTAACCTTTGCTGGTGGCTGTCCTGTGGTAAAAGTAGGGCGAGTAGCAGGGCAGTTTGCCAAGCCTAGAAGCAGCGATACTGAAACCATAAATGGCATAACCTTGCCAAGCTATAGAGGCGATATCATAAATAGCCCAGTCTTTAGCGCAGAGGCTAGAAAAGCCGATCCTGCTCGCATGCTAGAAGCCTATCATCAAAGCGCAGCCACGCTAAACTTGCTTAGAGCCTTTGCTAGGGGTGGTTTGGCTGATTTAGAGCAAGTTCACAAATGGAACCTAGGCTTTGTTAAAAACGCTGGCTTAGGCACTGAAAAGTTCAAGCATTTAGCAGAGCAAATCTCACAAGCTCTTGCTTTTATGGAGGCTTGCGGGATAAATACTAAAAATAGCCCGACTTTAAGAGAGACAGCATTTTACACCTCGCACGAGGCGCTGCTACTGCCGTATGAAGAGGCGCTTACTCGCATTGATAGCCTTAGTGGCGAGCCTTATTGCTGCTCGGCTCACATGCTGTGGATAGGCGAGCGCACCAGAGGACTAGATGATGCGCATGTGCATTTTCTAAGTGGGGTTAAAAACCCTATCGGCTGTAAAATGGGGCCAAACGCTACAGCTGATGACATCATCAAAATCGCAAACAAAATCAACCCTGCAAACGAAGCAGGACGCTTTAATATCATTATCCGCATGGGCTCCCAGCTCATAGGCGAGCGTTTGCCAAAGATACTTGAGGGCGTAAAACGCGAGGGGCTAAATATACTTTGGAGTATAGACCCGATGCACGGCAACACCGTAAAAGCATCAAATGGCTACAAAACAAGGGAATTTAAGGCTGTGATGAGCGAGGTAAAAAGCTTCTTTGATATACACAAGGCTTGTGGCACAGTAGCAGGCGGCGTGCATCTAGAAATGACAGGAAACGATGTCACAGAGTGCACCGGCGGCATCAGCGGTGTAAGTGAGGCTGACCTAGCTAGTCGCTATGAGACGCAGTGCGACCCACGCTTAAATGCTGAACAAGCATTAGAACTAGCTTTTTTAATCGCTGATTGTGTAAAAGAGGCTAGGAAATAA